From a single Nocardioides sp. dk884 genomic region:
- a CDS encoding ABC transporter substrate-binding protein, whose translation MARLARPAPGRRRSRRAAVPVAAAAAALCLVLAACGSQLEPETVLGSAGSAGQGAGAVDENGQPLAEGAAPGGSGPGGPGGSGAPGATGDPGSGSAPGAAGAGGGSGDAGGGGGTKGDGENAPTGQVKAGSCTGFKNQTGITADTIVIGNAADVSGPVPGLFEASQDAVRAYVAYFNATTDLCGRKLELKTYDSRSDAGANQTAYTDACDTTFAMIGSMSAFDSGGSSTAQQCGLPDIRSAAVSADRAGCTTCFGAQSTSATEFQNAVPDYVVRNHAGAAKKAAMLYVNAGASSENAKYQAAAMGKQGMSFVYVQGLDVAEFNYAPYVQAMKDKGVEYVQMIGASAQFVRMAQAMKQQGFEPEVFMLDPTAYTKEYVGGGSDVEGTKLFINFTPFEEQAKNKELQLYLSWLNQVKPGAQPSFFGLYSWSAARLFVERSTALGGKLSRATLVADLKGVAKWDANGLHAPQNVGAKRTGDCWRFLELKGGRWVPSGGTAYSCKGTTKVG comes from the coding sequence GTGGCTCGTCTCGCTCGCCCCGCACCCGGCCGACGTCGCTCACGGCGTGCTGCGGTCCCGGTGGCGGCCGCTGCGGCGGCGCTCTGCCTGGTCCTGGCGGCCTGCGGCTCCCAGCTCGAGCCCGAGACCGTGCTCGGCAGCGCCGGCTCCGCGGGGCAGGGGGCAGGCGCGGTGGACGAGAACGGCCAGCCGCTGGCCGAGGGAGCGGCTCCCGGCGGCTCTGGGCCGGGCGGGCCCGGCGGATCGGGCGCTCCCGGCGCCACCGGTGACCCCGGCAGCGGCTCGGCGCCCGGCGCCGCTGGTGCGGGCGGCGGGAGCGGCGACGCCGGCGGGGGCGGTGGCACCAAGGGCGACGGCGAGAACGCCCCCACCGGGCAGGTCAAGGCCGGCAGCTGCACCGGGTTCAAGAACCAGACCGGCATCACCGCCGACACCATCGTCATCGGCAACGCCGCCGACGTCTCGGGCCCGGTGCCCGGGCTCTTCGAGGCCAGCCAGGACGCGGTGCGCGCCTACGTCGCCTACTTCAACGCCACCACCGACCTGTGCGGACGCAAGCTGGAGCTGAAGACCTACGACAGCCGCAGCGACGCCGGCGCCAACCAGACCGCCTACACCGACGCCTGCGACACGACGTTCGCGATGATCGGCTCGATGTCGGCCTTCGACTCCGGCGGCTCCAGCACCGCCCAGCAGTGCGGGCTTCCCGACATCCGCTCCGCGGCGGTGAGCGCCGACCGCGCCGGGTGCACCACCTGCTTCGGCGCGCAGTCCACCAGCGCCACCGAGTTCCAGAACGCCGTGCCCGACTACGTCGTGCGCAACCACGCGGGCGCCGCCAAGAAGGCCGCGATGCTCTACGTCAACGCCGGCGCCTCGAGCGAGAACGCCAAGTACCAGGCCGCCGCGATGGGCAAGCAGGGCATGAGCTTCGTCTACGTGCAGGGCCTCGACGTCGCGGAGTTCAACTACGCGCCGTACGTGCAGGCCATGAAGGACAAGGGCGTGGAGTACGTGCAGATGATCGGCGCCAGCGCGCAGTTCGTGCGGATGGCGCAGGCGATGAAGCAGCAGGGCTTCGAGCCCGAGGTCTTCATGCTCGACCCCACCGCCTACACGAAGGAGTACGTCGGGGGCGGCAGCGACGTCGAGGGCACGAAGCTGTTCATCAACTTCACGCCGTTCGAGGAGCAGGCCAAGAACAAGGAGCTCCAGCTCTACCTGAGCTGGCTCAACCAGGTGAAGCCCGGCGCCCAGCCGAGCTTCTTCGGGCTCTACTCCTGGTCGGCCGCGCGGCTGTTCGTCGAGCGCTCCACCGCGCTCGGCGGCAAGCTCAGCCGCGCCACGCTGGTCGCCGACCTCAAGGGCGTCGCCAAGTGGGACGCCAACGGCCTGCACGCGCCCCAGAACGTCGGGGCCAAGCGCACCGGGGACTGCTGGCGGTTCCTGGAGCTCAAGGGCGGTCGCTGGGTGCCCTCCGGGGGCACGGCGTACTCCTGCAAGGGCACCACCAAGGTCGGCTGA
- a CDS encoding metallophosphoesterase: MPHADLTAPGTAAEQGTPGGNARRRPRPLVVAAYVAVWLVLALALALAQFLGSSKAVSVASHDAVLTPDFSGEVVLLTGPVLPDLRLDSGSPIGMELRLGKTDAASTDALFERYGYLASQPEGVRARLTSTVVDLAVDSAVRGALLAAIPIGVWLLVGPRRRRELLRRVPTWQGAVAMGATGALVLGLWTPWQDDGPVEDTDQWMTLGTFLGSQVPVPAEAASLEVRGDVTTVQTRRLLESAVETYEKSKAFYAAAEEAAADLDLREPDAEETVALLVADRHDNIGMDAVARAVGDAAGATAVLNAGDDTSTGAEWEGFSLDSLSAAFDEKPYDDQRFGVAGNHDHGDFVRDRLVSDGWQMLDGEVVEGPGDSTMLGVDDPRSSGLGSWREESGLSFEEVASRLADTACEAVEDGEPIGTMLVHDANLGDEALRRGCVDLVVGGHLHVDVGPERVVGENGAVGYSYTTGTTGGAAYAVAIGSKIRRPAQISLITYRDGRPVGIQLVELQTNGRFDVAPYVELERD, from the coding sequence GTGCCACACGCTGACCTGACCGCTCCGGGCACCGCTGCGGAGCAGGGCACGCCGGGCGGCAACGCCCGGCGGCGCCCGCGACCGCTCGTGGTCGCGGCGTACGTCGCGGTGTGGCTGGTGCTCGCGCTCGCGCTCGCGCTGGCGCAGTTCCTCGGCAGCTCGAAGGCGGTCTCGGTCGCCAGCCACGACGCGGTGCTGACCCCGGACTTCTCCGGTGAGGTGGTGCTGCTGACCGGCCCGGTCCTGCCCGACCTGCGCCTGGACTCCGGCAGCCCCATCGGGATGGAGCTGCGGCTGGGCAAGACCGACGCCGCCTCCACCGACGCGCTCTTCGAGCGCTACGGCTACCTCGCCAGCCAGCCCGAGGGCGTGCGCGCCCGCCTGACCTCCACGGTCGTCGACCTGGCCGTCGACTCGGCGGTGCGCGGCGCCCTGCTCGCGGCGATCCCGATCGGGGTGTGGCTGCTGGTGGGCCCGCGGCGGCGCCGCGAGCTGCTGCGCCGGGTGCCGACCTGGCAGGGCGCGGTGGCGATGGGTGCCACCGGCGCCCTCGTGCTGGGGTTGTGGACGCCGTGGCAGGACGACGGCCCGGTCGAGGACACCGACCAGTGGATGACGCTGGGCACCTTCCTCGGCTCCCAGGTGCCGGTCCCCGCGGAGGCGGCCAGCCTGGAGGTGCGCGGTGACGTGACCACCGTCCAGACCCGCCGGCTGCTGGAGAGCGCCGTCGAGACCTATGAGAAGAGCAAGGCCTTCTACGCCGCCGCGGAGGAGGCCGCCGCCGACCTCGACCTGCGCGAGCCCGACGCGGAGGAGACGGTGGCGCTGCTGGTCGCGGACCGCCACGACAACATCGGCATGGACGCGGTGGCCCGCGCCGTGGGCGACGCGGCCGGCGCGACGGCTGTCCTCAACGCCGGTGACGACACCTCGACCGGGGCGGAGTGGGAGGGCTTCTCGCTGGACTCCCTGAGCGCCGCCTTCGACGAGAAGCCCTACGACGACCAGCGCTTCGGCGTCGCCGGCAACCACGACCACGGCGACTTCGTCCGCGACCGGTTGGTCTCCGACGGCTGGCAGATGCTCGACGGCGAGGTCGTCGAGGGCCCGGGCGACTCCACCATGCTCGGGGTCGACGACCCGCGCTCCAGCGGGTTGGGCAGCTGGCGCGAGGAGAGCGGGCTCAGCTTCGAGGAGGTCGCCTCCCGTCTGGCCGACACCGCCTGCGAGGCCGTCGAGGACGGCGAGCCGATCGGCACGATGCTGGTGCACGACGCGAACCTCGGCGACGAGGCGCTGCGGCGCGGCTGCGTCGACCTCGTGGTCGGCGGCCACCTGCACGTCGACGTCGGGCCCGAGCGCGTGGTCGGCGAGAACGGCGCGGTCGGCTACAGCTACACCACCGGCACCACCGGCGGGGCGGCGTACGCCGTCGCGATCGGCTCGAAGATCCGCCGACCGGCCCAGATCAGCCTGATCACCTACCGCGACGGGCGCCCGGTCGGGATCCAGCTCGTCGAGCTGCAGACCAACGGCCGCTTCGACGTGGCGCCGTACGTCGAGCTCGAGCGCGACTGA
- the rlmB gene encoding 23S rRNA (guanosine(2251)-2'-O)-methyltransferase RlmB: protein MAGNSKRKGAIRKTSKGPTVGSGGRVRRGLEGKGPTPKAKDRPYHKAHKDAKRAERSGGQGGRPRRKSSGDAEWIVGRNPVVEALREGVPVIGVYVAEGAERDARLREIFRLAAERGVALLEVARSELDKITSVAVHQGISAKVPAFEYAHADDLLDLAAENVEKPLIVMLDHVTDPRNLGAVIRSAAGFGAHGVVIPDRRSASMTAAAWKTSAGAAARIPVAQTVNLVRQIKAYQEAGCMVVGLAADGDITLRELVAPDGLAEGPLVVVVGSEGEGLSRLVAETCDQLVSIPMANSLESLNAGVAASVTLYAVAEARATR from the coding sequence ATGGCAGGGAACAGCAAGCGCAAGGGCGCGATCCGCAAGACCAGCAAGGGCCCGACCGTGGGCTCCGGTGGTCGCGTGCGCCGAGGCCTGGAGGGGAAGGGGCCGACGCCGAAGGCGAAGGACCGGCCCTACCACAAGGCCCACAAGGACGCGAAGCGCGCCGAGCGCTCCGGCGGCCAGGGCGGCCGTCCGCGCCGCAAGTCCTCCGGTGACGCCGAGTGGATCGTCGGGCGCAACCCCGTCGTCGAGGCGCTGCGCGAGGGCGTCCCGGTCATCGGCGTGTACGTCGCCGAGGGCGCCGAGCGCGACGCGCGCCTGCGCGAGATCTTCCGCCTCGCCGCCGAGCGCGGCGTCGCGCTGCTCGAGGTCGCGCGCTCCGAGCTCGACAAGATCACCAGCGTCGCGGTCCACCAGGGCATCTCCGCGAAGGTTCCGGCCTTCGAGTACGCCCACGCCGACGACCTGCTCGACCTCGCGGCCGAGAACGTCGAGAAGCCGCTGATCGTGATGCTCGACCACGTCACCGACCCCCGCAACCTCGGCGCGGTCATCCGCTCCGCCGCCGGTTTCGGTGCCCACGGCGTCGTCATCCCCGACCGCCGTTCGGCCAGCATGACCGCCGCCGCCTGGAAGACCAGCGCGGGCGCCGCGGCCCGGATCCCGGTCGCCCAGACCGTCAACCTGGTGCGCCAGATCAAGGCCTACCAGGAGGCGGGCTGCATGGTCGTCGGCCTGGCCGCCGACGGCGACATCACGCTGCGCGAGCTCGTCGCCCCCGACGGCCTCGCCGAGGGTCCGCTCGTCGTGGTGGTCGGCTCCGAGGGCGAGGGGCTCTCGCGCCTGGTCGCGGAGACCTGCGACCAGCTGGTCTCGATCCCGATGGCCAACTCCCTGGAGTCGCTCAACGCCGGTGTCGCTGCGAGCGTCACCCTCTACGCCGTCGCCGAGGCGCGTGCCACACGCTGA